The proteins below are encoded in one region of Rhizobium sp. 9140:
- a CDS encoding HAD family hydrolase codes for MSGIDLIIFDCDGVLVDSEIIASEVEAALLTEAGYPISTEEMAERYAGMTWQNTLLAVEREATIPLSASLISRHSEILEQRLKDDVEIIEGVKAALSQIRLKKCVCSNSTSERLAMMLGKVGLKDLFGRNIFSARDLGEDRVKPKPDIFLHGAAQMGVDPSRVIVVEDSVHGVHGARSAGMRVIGFTGASHSYPSHADALTEAGAETVISRMTALPATIEALAEWSEVLGA; via the coding sequence ATGTCCGGTATCGACCTCATCATTTTCGATTGCGACGGCGTGCTCGTCGATAGCGAGATCATCGCCTCCGAAGTCGAGGCGGCGCTGCTGACGGAAGCGGGCTATCCGATTTCGACGGAGGAGATGGCGGAGCGCTATGCGGGCATGACCTGGCAGAACACGCTGCTGGCCGTGGAGCGCGAGGCGACGATCCCGCTGTCGGCGAGCCTCATCTCGCGCCACAGCGAAATCCTCGAACAGCGGCTGAAGGACGACGTCGAGATCATCGAGGGGGTCAAGGCGGCGCTGTCGCAGATCCGGCTGAAAAAGTGCGTCTGCTCGAACTCCACCTCCGAGCGGCTGGCGATGATGCTCGGCAAGGTCGGCCTGAAGGACCTGTTCGGCCGCAACATCTTTTCCGCACGCGACCTTGGCGAGGACAGGGTGAAGCCGAAGCCGGACATCTTCCTGCATGGCGCGGCCCAGATGGGCGTCGATCCGTCGCGGGTGATCGTGGTGGAGGATTCGGTGCACGGCGTCCACGGCGCCCGCTCGGCCGGCATGCGCGTCATCGGCTTTACCGGCGCATCGCACAGCTACCCCTCGCATGCCGACGCGCTGACCGAAGCCGGCGCCGAAACCGTCATCTCCCGCATGACCGCCCTGCCCGCCACCATCGAGGCGCTGGCGGAATGGTCGGAGGTGCTGGGGGCCTGA
- a CDS encoding site-specific DNA-methyltransferase: MVSLKSSVVLSAEISPAAAGGWLDTIIKGDCVSALEKLPDNSVDVVFADPPYNLQLGGALHRPDQSLVDAVDDAWDQFASFEAYDAFTRAWLLACRRVLKPNGTLWVIGSYHNIFRVGAILQDLNFWILNDIVWRKTNPMPNFKGRRFQNAHETLIWASPSAKGKGYTFNYDALKAANDDVQMRSDWVFPICSGGERLKDGNGDKVHPTQKPEALLARVMMASTRPGDVVLDPFFGSGTTGAVAKRLGRHYVGVEREQTYIDAARARIEAVEPLGGATLSVMTGKRAEPRVAFNVLVESGLIKPGSILTDARRRHSAIVRADGTLASGGEAGSIHRLGAKVQGLDACNGWTFWHYDDGGLLRPIDDLRTVIRADMARMG; the protein is encoded by the coding sequence ATGGTGTCCCTGAAGTCTTCCGTCGTTTTGTCTGCTGAAATCTCCCCCGCCGCTGCTGGTGGGTGGCTCGACACCATCATCAAGGGCGATTGCGTCTCCGCCCTTGAAAAGCTGCCCGACAATTCGGTGGATGTCGTCTTCGCCGATCCGCCCTACAACCTGCAGCTCGGCGGTGCGCTGCACCGGCCGGATCAGTCGCTGGTCGATGCCGTCGATGACGCGTGGGACCAGTTCGCTTCCTTCGAGGCTTACGATGCCTTCACCCGCGCCTGGCTGCTGGCCTGCCGCCGTGTGCTGAAGCCCAACGGCACGCTGTGGGTCATCGGCTCCTACCACAACATCTTCCGCGTCGGCGCGATCCTGCAGGATCTGAACTTCTGGATCCTCAACGACATCGTCTGGCGCAAGACCAACCCGATGCCGAACTTCAAGGGGCGCCGGTTCCAGAACGCGCATGAAACGCTGATCTGGGCGAGCCCGAGTGCCAAGGGCAAGGGCTATACCTTCAACTACGACGCCCTGAAGGCGGCGAACGACGACGTGCAGATGCGCTCCGACTGGGTGTTCCCGATCTGCTCCGGCGGCGAGCGCCTGAAGGACGGGAACGGCGACAAGGTCCACCCGACCCAGAAACCGGAAGCGCTGCTCGCCCGCGTCATGATGGCCTCCACCCGGCCGGGCGATGTCGTGCTGGATCCGTTCTTCGGTTCGGGCACCACAGGCGCCGTCGCCAAGCGCCTCGGCCGGCATTATGTCGGCGTCGAGCGCGAGCAGACCTATATCGACGCGGCCCGTGCCCGCATCGAGGCGGTCGAGCCGCTGGGCGGCGCCACATTGTCGGTCATGACCGGCAAGCGCGCCGAACCCCGCGTCGCCTTCAACGTGCTGGTGGAGAGCGGCCTCATCAAGCCCGGCTCGATCCTCACCGACGCCCGCCGCCGCCACAGCGCCATCGTGCGCGCCGACGGCACGCTGGCCTCCGGCGGCGAAGCCGGCTCCATCCACCGCCTCGGTGCCAAGGTCCAGGGCCTCGACGCCTGCAACGGCTGGACCTTCTGGCACTACGACGACGGTGGCTTGCTGCGGCCGATCGACGATCTGCGGACCGTTATCCGGGCGGATATGGCGCGGATGGGATAA
- a CDS encoding nucleotidyltransferase family protein, whose translation MRTRLDRRHVIERLRDDAEAVRSCGATSLYVYGSVARDEAGALSDIDLFIDYDPASRFNAFDLIGIKLMLEERLELPVDITTRDGLHPRLKADIEASAFRVF comes from the coding sequence ATGAGAACGCGCCTAGATCGACGACATGTTATCGAGCGCCTCCGCGACGACGCCGAGGCGGTGCGCTCCTGTGGTGCCACGTCGCTATACGTCTACGGCTCCGTTGCCCGGGACGAAGCTGGCGCATTGAGCGATATCGACCTTTTCATCGACTACGATCCTGCCAGCCGCTTCAATGCGTTCGATCTCATCGGCATAAAACTGATGCTGGAGGAGCGTTTGGAATTACCCGTCGATATTACGACGCGGGATGGTCTTCATCCTCGGTTGAAAGCAGATATCGAGGCTTCTGCTTTCAGGGTTTTCTAG
- a CDS encoding HepT-like ribonuclease domain-containing protein — MNAAILGIQAAAAGKTLEDYSSDWMLRHALQRAIEIISEASRSLPEDVRATQPEIPWPRVRTIGNVIRHEYHGLSDTILWGVIIDEIPPLKRAVSALLEQHSAE, encoded by the coding sequence ATGAATGCTGCCATCCTCGGTATTCAAGCGGCGGCTGCCGGTAAGACACTGGAGGATTACAGTTCGGACTGGATGCTCAGGCATGCGCTGCAAAGGGCCATCGAGATCATATCCGAGGCGAGCCGATCTCTCCCTGAGGATGTGCGGGCAACCCAGCCCGAGATCCCATGGCCGCGCGTGAGGACGATTGGAAACGTTATCCGTCACGAATATCACGGGCTTTCGGACACAATTTTGTGGGGTGTCATCATTGACGAGATTCCACCTCTGAAACGCGCCGTTTCGGCTCTTCTGGAGCAGCACTCGGCAGAATAA